One Rissa tridactyla isolate bRisTri1 chromosome 1, bRisTri1.patW.cur.20221130, whole genome shotgun sequence DNA segment encodes these proteins:
- the ELMOD1 gene encoding ELMO domain-containing protein 1 isoform X1, translating into MKHFLRMFVQVCLYFYCKCLWRCLKFVVRKLTGRCELQRICYNTKPGAARTMKIEASLKGSKSKRLQTSVSVHPDAIEKTIDDIMELKRINPDINPQLGVSLQACLLQIVGYRNLIAEVEKLRREPYDSENPQHEEMLLKLWKCLKPNSPLKARISKQWCEIGFQGDDPKTDFRGMGLLGLYNLVYFAEWDTEIAQQVLSDSLHPKYREVTKKELSQFSKAEWEKKKFDKAIGYSFAIVGINITDLAYNLLVSGALKTHFYNVAPEAPTLTHFQQTFCYLMHEFHKFWIEEDPLDIMEFNRVREKFHKRILKQLQNPEMALCPHFAASESLINM; encoded by the exons ATGAAGCACTTCTTGAG GATGTTTGTCCAGGTATGCCTGTACTTCTACTGCAAATGCTTGTGGCGCTGCCTGAAATTTGTGGTCAGGAAGCTAACAGGTCGCTGTGAATTGCAAAGGATCTGTTACAATACCAAACCTGGAGCTGCCAGAACTATGAAAATAG AGGCATCACTGAAAGGTTCAAAAAGTAAG CGTCTGCAAACTTCAGTAAGTGTTCACCCTGATGCTATTGAAAAAACTATAGATGACATCATGGAGCTGAAAAGGATTAATCCAGATATAAATCCACA GTTGGGAGTATCTCTTCAGGCATGCCTGCTGCAGATTGTGGGGTACAGAAATCTGATTGCAGAGGTTGAAAAGCTGCGCAGAGAGCCATACGATTCAGAGAATCCGCAACATGAGGAAATGCTTCTGAAG TTGTGGAAATGCTTGAAGCCCAATTCACCACTGAAAGCTAGGATTTCGAAGCAGTGGTGTGAAATTGGTTTCCAAGGTGACGATCCTAAAACAGACTTTAGAGGGATGGGTCTCCTGGGCTTATATAACTTGGT GTATTTTGCCGAATGGGACACTGAGATAGCTCAGCAAGTTCTCTCTGATTCTCTTCACCCTAAATACAG GGAAGTCACTAAGAAGGAactaag ccaATTCAGCAAAGCcgaatgggagaagaaaaagtttGATAAGGCAATCGG ctATTCTTTTGCTATCGTGGGCATTAACATAACAGACCTCGCATACAACTTGCTTGTGAGCGGAGCTCTGAAGACCCATTTCTACAATGTTGCTCCAGAAGCACCAACACTAACTCACTTTCAGCAGACGTTCT GCTACTTAATGCATGAATTCCACAAATTCTGGATTGAAGAGGACCCGCTGGACATAATGGAGTTCAACCGTGTCAGAGAGAAATTTCACAAGCGAATCTTGAAACAGCTGCAGAACCCAGAGATGGCTCTGTGCCCTCACTTTGCTGCATCAGAAAGTTTAATCAATATGTAG
- the ELMOD1 gene encoding ELMO domain-containing protein 1 isoform X2 gives MKHFLRMFVQVCLYFYCKCLWRCLKFVVRKLTGRCELQRICYNTKPGAARTMKIEASLKGSKSKRLQTSVSVHPDAIEKTIDDIMELKRINPDINPQLGVSLQACLLQIVGYRNLIAEVEKLRREPYDSENPQHEEMLLKLWKCLKPNSPLKARISKQWCEIGFQGDDPKTDFRGMGLLGLYNLVYFAEWDTEIAQQVLSDSLHPKYSQFSKAEWEKKKFDKAIGYSFAIVGINITDLAYNLLVSGALKTHFYNVAPEAPTLTHFQQTFCYLMHEFHKFWIEEDPLDIMEFNRVREKFHKRILKQLQNPEMALCPHFAASESLINM, from the exons ATGAAGCACTTCTTGAG GATGTTTGTCCAGGTATGCCTGTACTTCTACTGCAAATGCTTGTGGCGCTGCCTGAAATTTGTGGTCAGGAAGCTAACAGGTCGCTGTGAATTGCAAAGGATCTGTTACAATACCAAACCTGGAGCTGCCAGAACTATGAAAATAG AGGCATCACTGAAAGGTTCAAAAAGTAAG CGTCTGCAAACTTCAGTAAGTGTTCACCCTGATGCTATTGAAAAAACTATAGATGACATCATGGAGCTGAAAAGGATTAATCCAGATATAAATCCACA GTTGGGAGTATCTCTTCAGGCATGCCTGCTGCAGATTGTGGGGTACAGAAATCTGATTGCAGAGGTTGAAAAGCTGCGCAGAGAGCCATACGATTCAGAGAATCCGCAACATGAGGAAATGCTTCTGAAG TTGTGGAAATGCTTGAAGCCCAATTCACCACTGAAAGCTAGGATTTCGAAGCAGTGGTGTGAAATTGGTTTCCAAGGTGACGATCCTAAAACAGACTTTAGAGGGATGGGTCTCCTGGGCTTATATAACTTGGT GTATTTTGCCGAATGGGACACTGAGATAGCTCAGCAAGTTCTCTCTGATTCTCTTCACCCTAAATACAG ccaATTCAGCAAAGCcgaatgggagaagaaaaagtttGATAAGGCAATCGG ctATTCTTTTGCTATCGTGGGCATTAACATAACAGACCTCGCATACAACTTGCTTGTGAGCGGAGCTCTGAAGACCCATTTCTACAATGTTGCTCCAGAAGCACCAACACTAACTCACTTTCAGCAGACGTTCT GCTACTTAATGCATGAATTCCACAAATTCTGGATTGAAGAGGACCCGCTGGACATAATGGAGTTCAACCGTGTCAGAGAGAAATTTCACAAGCGAATCTTGAAACAGCTGCAGAACCCAGAGATGGCTCTGTGCCCTCACTTTGCTGCATCAGAAAGTTTAATCAATATGTAG